The Malus domestica chromosome 10, GDT2T_hap1 nucleotide sequence ctTCTTTCGATTTACCATTAGAATTCAAGTACCAATATGATTTCCGCAATTTCTTAACAGAGAAAGGCGTAAATTAAATACCTCCAACAGAAAAGTACAGCCAATTTATGGTTCCCACACACACTAACGCATATGATAAGCATGTGTCTCCACCATACAAAGTAATGCTACACGAACCCAAaaaaagaaatggtagaaaagAACGCAAGCATAAAAAGGCATAAACGTTTCACCTGATTTTCTTCCATAGGAACGTCATTAATGTCAGGTTTTTCATCTAAACCATCATTCTTTGGGGTTGCCTGTGTTTCAACTGGCTCATCATCGACAGAGTTGCCGTCATCTTCAACCTCCTCTGCAGCCTCATTTTGCTGTTCTTCTAGTAAAGCAATCTGCTTTGTCAAAAGGATAAAATTATCATTCAACAGAAACCCCCCcaccaaaatcaaataaaatcctACACAATTAACCCCATTCCAATCATGGAAACCTGTCTGGCAATGTTATGATGGAAACCTGTCTAACGATCCTACCCAACTTAAATCAAAATGAACTCAATATCATTATTATCTTAGAGCCATCCTACCCATAATCCAATAAGAAAGTGAACAATCATAGAGAACCTCTACACTGTTTTCAAATGTTATAAACTCTATACGCACCAGTAAAAATAACTATTCCCAATATCTCAAACTCAAATTTGACTACTTCACTGGGGTAGAAGTTAGGCGTTTAAATAACTAAAAGGCAGTTCCCGGTGTAACCATTTTCCTAACTATCCAGTGTAAGCAAACCATGCATCTGTATTCCCTCCAGCCATCCACCATAAGAATAAGATTTCTAGAGCCAGCTCACTTTATGAAATTGGTAATGTTTCTCCAAGTTGGAAATTGGCGACATGATGTTATACTTATGACACACCCAATATCACTCGGATGATGCTTGATTCAGTCAAGCATGCACTAATGCAGGTTTTAGGAAAACAAGAGATGGCCGGACAAACCAGAAAGGTCTTCAGAGTTCAATCTTTTTCACTGAATCTAGCTTATTTGCACATAtaaaccccaaatcttaacataaCACAATGTATAAATAGGTACTTGTAAATATTCAAAACTTGTCTATCGCATTGTTCCATCGCAACATACTTGTAAATATTCAAAACTTCATAGCTGCATTTACCAATCACATcataaaaaccaaaccaaaatcataaaaaccaaaccaaaatccaACAACAATTCTATCTAAACATCAACATGACAAACAAAGATAACTCATAACTCAATTTCAAATATTCGTTTTTCGACTCGAGGACTTGCTGCACGCATTATGCACCTCCTTCCCCAAGATCTCTGAAACTAAACCCTAAATTACTATTAACCCAAAACACACTATCAACTCAATACAAAAAACCCCACAAAGCTTTCAttaaaaaaagtacaaaaatcAAACAACCCAGAACATCAATCAGATTCCAATCACaaaaaatcaatcaaacaaGCAAAATTGGGGTAAATTTACCGGAATGTATTTGAATTTTCGGCGGGGCGGCTCATCGCTCGCAGCCAAAAGGCCGTCGTCCTTGGCAGAAACCTTGTCCCTGTCCCCTCCATTGGCGACTGCACCATTACTAATGGTAGCGTTTTGGCTTTGGGCAATTGGGGTCCACTTGTAAAGCAAGAGATGGGAGCCGTTAATACCGTTAGAGGAACCGTTAATCTGGTGAGAGTGATGGGTGGAGGTGTTGTGGTTGGAGGGAGGAGCTACGTGGACCcacttcttcttccacttcctTACCGGCCCAGTGAACACCGTGGCCGGTCCGTGCCGGGTCGAAGTCCGCCCGAGTCGGGCCCCAACTCCCTCCATCTTGCTGATGGATCTCCGATTCTGCGTTGGCGAGTCGTTAGGCGTCCGATCCGtcgttaaaattaaataaaataaaataaaataattttaagaaTTGCTGTATGATTCTTTGTTTCtttgctttctctctctaaaacaaagactttctctctctagatttggGTGGGGTGCGTTTTTGATTCATGTGTATGGTTTCCGTGTCTGGGTGGGATTGGGTGGTGGTCATTCATTTTTACTATTGTGATGCTAAATCAGGGCCGTCTACGCGGATTCTTACTACATTGAGACCTTTTCTTTCTGATTCACCAATTTTTTGAAGGATTAGGATTCTTTTCCCTCCTCTTTTCATCACATCCTCTCATATtctcatattttgtttttttcttgctataaaaaattaatctaagatgttgatgtggcttaaccgtaacctTTCAATTAGAAGGGGAGGGAAAAAAATATGGGAGAAAATCCTACTCTTTTTGGAAACCTAAGGAATCGTCAAGTAGAGCTAGACTCTATTTACTACGATCTAATAATATTTCTCTTTATTGGCAAGTGAATGGCCTTAAGTTTAATTTTTGTCAAGGACgattttgaatcacattattgttaacgCATTATGAGGTTTAACCCACTCTCACACCATTTTAGTGTAAACAGGACCTGCCTTGAAGGGGTGCGAGGAGTGCGACCGCACAGGCTCCTGTTTTTTGGGGGCCCCCTAAATTTAATAACCTTTGTAATATACTAGATATATATTATAAACGTGAGCATATTAAACAAAGTTGTCATAGCCAATTTGGCAAGTGTTGTTTTTGCTATCTACCTGTGCACGGGTTCAAGTCCGTGCCTTGcgtatatttttaattatgaaattttttttcagcTGTGCTTATTTCATATTGGgcattttctagggttttttttttctccaaagcTAGATAAGTATTATTGTCATATCCTGGGCTTGACTCCAAGTCCGTGCCTTGcgtatatttttaattatgaaattttttcAGCTGTGCTTATTTCATATTGggcattttttgggttttttttcttatcCAAAGCTAGATAAGTattattgtcacatcctgggctcgactccaccgtagcacgatattgtccgctttcgACCCCGACCACgacctcacggttttgtttatgggaactcacacgagaacttcccagtggatcacccatcatgggattgatctcgcgcgaactcgcttaacttcggagtttcgatggaacccgaagccagtgagctcccaaaaggcctcgtattaggtagagatgagaatatacatataaggcttacatgattcactcccctggacgatgtgggatgttacaattattaaatacaaacagatacatttatttttaattatgaattttttttcaactgTGTTTATTTCATATTGGGCAtgttttgagatttttttttctccaaaggTAGATAGATATTATTAGATACAAATGGATACATTTACATCATCAACAAGAGTATTAAACAAGAATTGAGGACTAATAAAGGCCCAAATATACTTCCCTCTATTTTTGAATGCAAAAGATGTCACAGAGTGTGCCGCACGATTACCTACCATGGGGTTTTTTAGCTACactattgttttcttgttttaaataTATGTAGTTATTTTCTTTCATTATAAAAGATAACTTTTGCTAATAAATCTATAATTAGGaatatcaaattaaaattttagaaGTTTGAAGATATAATCATTAAAAgcctcattttcttttcttatatgATATTATTTAACCATTTATTTTCTAGTCACTATTTGATGGTCAtctaattttcattttatttgaaAACCATTTTGCATTCCATATGTCAATGATTTTTTTAACACATAATTTTTTCTTGAGATGAACTCTTGATGATAATAAAGAGCAAGAATGATTCCAATTGTAATATTTCAACGGTGATATGATAAGTACATATCCATCATACCATGCTTTTTCTATTAAAAAGTAAGGAGTTTCGAACCCAAAAACATAAGGGATGCAGATGGATACACAAACGCATCACACCatgtttcatttttatttattttcttgtgcGTTATATCAATTTgtacaaatacaaaataaaaagtataaaagaaaatatagcAACCAAAATTTTAGGCCATGTAAGGGCTCCCGTTTGGATCTTGTACAAGACCTCTAAAATCTTAGGATCAACCCtgagtgtaaataatattgtttgttaaaaaaaaaaaaaaacatagtcgTTGGTTTTTCTACAAGTAACAATTGAAGTTTCGGCAAATATCCTTCACTCATTTTATGAGATAAATTTAGCACAAAAATAAGTTTATCCATAGCCTTTTTTTTCAGTCCAATAATTAGAGTTGGTCTAACTAGCGGGTTTGgtaacaattttcaattctcaaaTGACAAGCTAGTAAGGAAGGTAATAGTGTTGTGCATTTGGAATTGAAAAGCCTTTTACCCGCATAGAAGCAGATAAAGACTCGAACAAAAGCAATATGATCATATCCGTGGATTACAATCCAATATCCGTGCGCAAAGACTTGCAGCGCATGGTGACCATATCCGTGGATTGAGTAGGCAATATCACAGCTGTCCATGATACCGCATCCTCAGTTATTACTATTAGAGCAAGTCCAGCCTTGGACAGTGCTTGGGGGACAGGGGAGAGAAAAGGGCCCGAGGCCCGGTGGATAACCCTCCAGCCTTGGAgagcccgagtgagggtgggagcccaAGCACAAGGGGGGTGGGGAATTGACAGGCCTGCAGCCCGAGGGCCaggcatttttttattttttttgtgtcagcccGAGGGCCTGCAACaccatttccatttttttttatttatatttatttaaacaaacaaaaaaactaaaattttattatCTATTACAAGGGGGaaggctccaagggtggagatgcaaaaggtaattactgttcattaatggtagttactattcattaaaagcagttactgttcaataagGTGGATTGTCAGGGGGAGGGCTctaagggtggagttgctcttagccGCGGTCGAGACCCTCAATGTCCCCTGCTCTTCTTCCTGCATAGGTGCTGCGTAAAAAGTACTTCTAAACTTAGTTGGAAGATAATAACAATGCGTTCTTCAATTCCATGTATGTATGTTTGATATGAATTTCAGTTTgtgtttctcttttttttgtttcataaaCCTGTTTGGAGCAAGAAATCAGAATTTTGCTCCTTTTGTACGAATTTGAACCGTTTAATTCATGGATTTTGCACccaatttgtttgtttctttgaatgctTTTGAATCTGGCCAATAAAATGTGGGTTCGCTACTTTGCCTAAATGTTCACAGGAATTGCTTGAAATTTTTGCACCAAATACAGTTTACTCCAATTTCTCTTAACCTTATTCTATTGGAAAGAGTTTCCAACCATTCATCCATAGCGCTGGTTCTGGATGACGCCCACGTCGGAGTGTCAGGTATGGTAGTAGATGTAGGTTTCACACACGTTAATCTCGGGTATATAATTTAGTTAATTGATTCTTGATTTTAGTTAATTGATTCTGATTATAGTTAattgattttaattattgaCACAGATTTATCCCCTGCTCTTCTTCCTGCATAGGTGCTACGTAAAAGGTACTTGTTCTAAACTTAGTGGAAGATAATGACAATACGTTCTTCAATTgcctatgtatgtatgtatgtttgtGGTTGATATGAATTTCAATtcgtgtttttcttttttgcttcaTAAACCTGTTTGGAACAAGAAATCATAATTTGGCTACAGTgggaatttttcttttttttacggATTTGAACCGTTTAATTCATGgattttgatttggtttttgcacccaatttgtttgtttctttgaatgctTTTGAATCTGGCCAAGAAAATGTAGGTTCGCTACTTTGCCTAAATGTTCATAGGAATTGCTTGGAATTTTTGCACCAAATACAGTTTACTCCAATTTGTTTTGTACTCCAGCACGTGAATACAATATCTTAAATGCTTACAGTATTTCTGGCTAGTTTTGTAATTCAATGGTTTATGAATTGAAATTTGCAGATCAAAAGGTAGATGTTTTGGTGATCGGAATCTCTTTGAGAAGAAGTGCAAATAATAAGTAGCTGTAGAAACTCGTAGCCTAGAATATGTTGTTTATGTTGTTAATTTGTTGTTGCTTTGCTGCTTAAGATGAGCATTGGATCTGTATATCTAGATTCCTAGCCACTAGCTCATCTTAAGCAGATCCAATGCCCATCTTAAGCAGcaaagcaacaacaacaaattaACAACAGAAACAACATATTCTAGGCTACGAGTTTTTACAGCTGATTATTATTTGCACTTATCCTCAGAGAGATTCCGATCACTAAAACATCTACCTTCTGAATCTGAAAATTTCAATTCATGAACCAATGAACTACAACCCTAGCCAGAAATACTGCAGGCATTTAAGATAGTGTTGGAGTACAAAACAAATTGGAGTAAACTGTATTTGGTGCAAAAATTTCAAGCAATTCCTGTGACCATTTAGGCAAAGTAGCGAACCTACATTTTCTTGGCCAGATTCAAAagcattcaaagaaacaaacaaattgggtgcaaaaaccaaatcaaaatcCATGAATTAAACGGTTCAAatccgtaaaaaaaaaaattcccactGTAGCCAAATTATGATTTCTTGTTCCAAACAGGTTTAtgaagcaaaaaagaaaaacacgaATTGAAATTCATATCAACCacaaacatacatacatacatacatacataggcAATTGAAGAACGTATTGTCATTATCTTCCACTAAGTTTAGAACAAGTACCTTTTACGTAGCACCTAtgcaggaagaagaggaggggACACAGAGGAGCAGGGGATAAATCTGTGTCAAGAATTAACATGAGtcaataattaaaatcaacAATCAATTAACTATAATCAGAATCAATTAACTAAAATCAAGAATCAATTAACTAAATTATATACCCGAGATTAACGTGTGTGAAGCCTACATCTACTACCATACCGGACACTCCAACGTGGGCGTCATCCAGAACCAGCGTTATGGATGAATAGTTGGAAACTCTTTCCAATAGAATAAGGTTAAGAGAAATACCAAAaggaaccaaaaaacaaaaacaggcAACAAAGTAATATATCACTCTTGCTGAATTTTGTAATCACTACAACCTCGAACATCCCATGTTTTCTCAAAGTACTGAATCTTCACTGCAACAACAAAGTTCGGTTTAACGGGAGCTGCATTAAGTATGATTAACCAATCAACAATCAGTTTACTTCTAAATACAAAACATTCCAATGTGCTAATATTTTCTCGATTTTAAATGGATTCTCATGAGCCGCATGAAGTATGATTCACAACAGGATCGCGACTACTTACAAATcataaaaccaaaccaaaatccaACAACAACTCTATCTAAACATCAACATGACAAAGAAAGATAACTCATAACCCAATTTCAAATATTCATTTTTCGACTCGAGGACTATGCAAATCACGAGATCCTCACTCCACTCAGTCCACAAAGAAACTAAAAAGAAGTATAAACCCATAATTTCCAATGTGTCAAACACCTCCTTCTCCAAGATCTCTGAAACTAAACCCTAAATTACTATTAACCCAAAACACACCATCAACTCAATACAAAAAACCCCACAAAGCTTTCATTAAAAAAGTACAAAAATCAAACAACCCAGAACATCAATCAGATTTCAATCACAAAATCAATCAAACAATTAAAATTGGAGCAAAATTACCGGAATGGATTTGAATTTTCGGTGGGGCAGCTCCTCGCTCGCATCAAAAAGGTCGTCGTCCTTGGCAGAAACCTTGACCCTGTCCCCTCCATTGGTGACTGCGCCATAACTAATGGTAGCGTTTTGGCTTTGGGCAATCAACAATCAGTTTACTTCTAAATACAAAACATTCCAATGTGCTAATCTTTTCTTGATTCTAAATGGATTCTCATGAGCCGCATGAAGTATGATTCACAGCAGGATCGCGACTACTTACAAATcataaaaaccaaaccaaaatccaACAACAACTCTATCTAAACATCAACATCAACTCTATCTAAACATCAACATGACAAACAAAGATAACTCATAACTCAATTTCAAATATTCATTTTTCGACTCAAGGACTATGCAAATCACGAGATCCTCACTCCACTCAGTCCACAAAGAAACTAAAAAGAAGCATAAACCCATAATTTCCAATGTGTCAAACACCTCCTTCTCCAAGATCTCTGAAACTAAACCTTAAATTACTATTAACCCAAAACACACCATCAACTCAATACAAAAAACCCCACAAAGCTTTCATTAAAAAAGTACAAAAATCAAACAACTCACTCATCAATCAGATTCCAATCACAAAATCAATCAAACAAGTAAAATTGGAGCAAAATTATCGGAATGTATTTGAATTTTCGACGGGGCGGCTCATCGCTCGCATAAAAAAGGCCGTCGTCCTTGGCAGAAACCTTGACCCTGTCCCCTCCATTGGCAACTGCGCCATAACTAATGGTAGCGTTTTGGCTTTGGGCAATCAACAATCAGTTTACTTCTAAATACAAAACATTCCAATGTGCTAATCTTTTCTCGATTCTAAATGGATTCTCATGAGCCGCATGAAGTATGATTCACAGCAGGATCGCGACTACTTACAAATcataaaaaccaaaccaaaatccaACAACTCTATCTAAACATCAACATCAACTCTATCTAAACATCAACATGACAAACAAAGATAACTCATAACTCAATTACAAATATTCATTTTTCAACTCGAGGACTATGCAAATCACGAGATCCTCACTCCACTCAATCCACAAAGAAACTAAAAAGAAGCATAAACCCATAATTTCCAATGTGTCAAACACCTCATTCTCCAAGATCTTTGAAACTAAACCCTAAATTACTATTAACCCAAAACACACCATCAACTCAATACCAAAAACCCCACAAAGCTTTCATTAAAAAAGTACAAAAATCAAACAACCCAGAACATCAATTAGATTCCAATCACAAAATCAATCAAACAAGTAAAATTGGAACAAAATTACCGGAATGTATTTGAATTTTCGGCGGGGCGGCTCCTCGCTCGCATCAAAAAGGCCGTCGTCCTTGGCAAAAACCTTGACCCTGTCCCC carries:
- the LOC103412551 gene encoding uncharacterized protein; the protein is MEGVGARLGRTSTRHGPATVFTGPVRKWKKKWVHVAPPSNHNTSTHHSHQINGSSNGINGSHLLLYKWTPIAQSQNATISNGAVANGGDRDKVSAKDDGLLAASDEPPRRKFKYIPIALLEEQQNEAAEEVEDDGNSVDDEPVETQATPKNDGLDEKPDINDVPMEENQESNQVVCQDLNLSLGLNGHENDNDSGQKAEQTRNG